Proteins found in one Amycolatopsis aidingensis genomic segment:
- a CDS encoding EamA family transporter — MPTRDRLLAALVAVMWGCNFLAIHAMVEHFPPLFAGALRFAVIALPTMLLVPRPAVPARWLIGYGLGFGTLQFAFLFVGLDLGMPTGLASLVLQASAPFTVLLGAILLRERVTGRQVTGILLAVAGMSVIAWHRAEYAALLPVLLTLLGALSWAIGNLCSRKALSTAQHPERVNPLHVTLWMSVVPPLPMFALSLLAEGPAAQWDSLATLGTLGGWLGLAGLGYVVLIGTIAGSGIWTTLMRRNPAGVVAPFSLLVPVVGMTMAFLVLDERPATVEILAGVVVVCGVLLGSLQRARRRSSTAVATPVSTANSSASQENPDNQRSAATPR, encoded by the coding sequence ATGCCGACCCGGGACCGCCTGCTCGCCGCGCTGGTCGCGGTCATGTGGGGCTGCAACTTCCTCGCCATTCACGCGATGGTCGAGCACTTCCCGCCGCTGTTCGCAGGCGCGCTGCGCTTCGCGGTGATCGCGCTGCCGACCATGCTGCTGGTCCCGCGGCCCGCGGTCCCTGCCCGCTGGCTGATCGGGTACGGCCTCGGCTTCGGCACCCTGCAGTTCGCCTTCCTGTTCGTCGGCCTCGACCTCGGCATGCCCACCGGCCTTGCCTCGCTGGTGCTGCAGGCCTCGGCGCCGTTCACCGTGCTGCTCGGCGCGATCCTGCTGCGCGAACGGGTCACCGGCAGGCAGGTCACCGGCATCCTGCTGGCCGTCGCCGGGATGAGCGTGATCGCCTGGCACCGCGCCGAGTACGCCGCGCTGCTTCCGGTGCTGCTCACCCTGCTCGGCGCGCTGAGCTGGGCCATCGGCAACCTCTGCTCGCGTAAGGCGCTGAGCACCGCGCAGCATCCCGAGCGGGTGAACCCGCTGCACGTGACGCTGTGGATGTCGGTGGTGCCGCCGCTGCCGATGTTCGCCCTGTCCCTGCTCGCCGAGGGCCCAGCGGCGCAGTGGGATTCGCTGGCAACGCTGGGTACCCTCGGCGGCTGGCTCGGCCTTGCCGGGCTCGGCTATGTGGTGCTGATCGGCACGATCGCGGGCTCCGGTATCTGGACCACGCTGATGCGCCGCAACCCCGCGGGGGTGGTCGCCCCCTTCTCCCTGCTGGTGCCCGTGGTCGGGATGACGATGGCGTTCCTGGTGCTGGACGAGCGCCCGGCGACGGTCGAGATCCTGGCCGGTGTGGTGGTGGTCTGCGGGGTGCTGCTCGGCTCGCTTCAGCGGGCACGGCGGCGCAGCAGCACCGCGGTCGCCACCCCGGTCAGCACTGCGAACAGCAGCGCGAGCCAGGAGAATCCGGACAACCAGCGCTCCGCCGCCACCCCGAGGTAG
- a CDS encoding aspartate-semialdehyde dehydrogenase — MAPTLALVGATGAVGTVMIDIINNRESVPWGEIRLIASPRSAGKKITVRGEERTVVALSAEAFDGVDIAMFDVPDEISAEWAPVAVARGAVAVDNSGAFRMDDEVPLVVPEVNPDKIADRPKGIIANPNCTTLSMMAALGALHREFQLTELVVASYQAASGAGQEGIDQLYGELDAVAGKGLGARAGDVRAAVEAAGLSLADSPFAGAPLALNVVPAAGSYKGDGWFSEELKVRNESRKILGIPDLKVSATCVRVPVVTTHSLAVHATFAREVTVESAHKVFGAQQSIVLIDEPEHGRFPTPADVVGGDPTYVGRVRQAMDFPDTLDFFVCGDNLRKGAALNTYEVAEKLAAEF, encoded by the coding sequence ATGGCCCCCACCTTGGCTCTGGTCGGTGCGACCGGCGCGGTCGGCACCGTCATGATCGACATCATCAACAACCGCGAATCCGTGCCCTGGGGCGAGATCCGGCTGATCGCCTCGCCTCGCTCCGCGGGCAAGAAGATCACCGTGCGCGGCGAGGAGCGGACCGTGGTCGCGCTCTCGGCCGAGGCTTTCGACGGCGTGGACATCGCGATGTTCGACGTTCCGGACGAGATCTCGGCGGAGTGGGCGCCGGTCGCGGTGGCCCGCGGCGCGGTCGCGGTGGACAACTCCGGCGCCTTCCGGATGGACGACGAGGTGCCACTGGTGGTGCCCGAGGTCAACCCGGACAAGATCGCCGACCGTCCAAAGGGGATCATCGCGAACCCCAACTGCACAACGCTTTCCATGATGGCCGCCCTCGGCGCGCTGCACCGGGAGTTCCAGCTGACCGAGCTGGTGGTCGCGTCCTACCAGGCGGCCTCCGGCGCCGGTCAGGAAGGCATCGACCAGCTGTACGGCGAGCTGGACGCGGTGGCCGGCAAGGGGCTCGGCGCTCGCGCGGGCGACGTCCGGGCAGCGGTCGAGGCGGCCGGTCTTTCCCTCGCCGACTCCCCGTTCGCCGGTGCGCCGCTGGCGCTGAACGTGGTTCCCGCAGCCGGTTCCTACAAGGGGGACGGCTGGTTCTCCGAGGAACTCAAGGTACGCAACGAGTCCCGCAAGATCCTGGGCATCCCGGACCTCAAGGTGTCCGCCACCTGCGTGCGGGTCCCGGTGGTCACCACACACTCGCTCGCCGTGCACGCCACCTTCGCCCGCGAGGTGACCGTGGAGTCCGCGCACAAGGTGTTCGGGGCGCAGCAGTCCATTGTGCTCATCGACGAGCCGGAACACGGCCGGTTCCCGACCCCGGCCGATGTCGTCGGCGGCGACCCGACCTACGTCGGCAGGGTGCGGCAGGCCATGGACTTCCCGGACACGCTGGACTTCTTCGTCTGCGGGGACAACCTGCGCAAGGGCGCCGCGCTGAACACCTATGAGGTCGCCGAGAAGCTGGCCGCCGAGTTCTGA
- a CDS encoding DUF397 domain-containing protein — MTTPGHAELTWRKSSHSNTNNGDCVEVATTARAAAVRDSKAPAAGHLTLGAAAWRAFLTAVRR; from the coding sequence ATGACCACCCCCGGGCACGCCGAGCTGACCTGGCGCAAGAGCAGCCACAGCAATACCAACAACGGTGACTGCGTCGAGGTGGCGACCACCGCGCGGGCGGCGGCCGTCCGCGACTCGAAGGCCCCCGCCGCGGGGCACCTCACCCTCGGTGCCGCCGCCTGGCGCGCCTTCCTCACCGCCGTGCGCCGGTGA
- a CDS encoding SDR family oxidoreductase, giving the protein MNTELRGKIALVAGGTRGASRAIAIELGRAGATVYVTGRTTRTERSEVNRPETIEDTAELVSAAGGQGVAIRVDHLDPEQVAALARRVEQERGGLDILVDGLWGGDGYLEWGKPIWEHPLEAGLRQIRLGIDAHLITSHHLLPLLIRRPGGLVMELTDGTAEYNANFRKGTSVPFYVAKAAAHHLALGQAEDLRPYGCTAVALTPGWLRSEAMLDHFGVTEDNWRDALAREPHFAISESPAFVGRAVAALAADPDAGRYTGQTLSSGQLAKVYGFTDVDGSRPDGWRYLVEVTDPGKPADTTGYR; this is encoded by the coding sequence ATGAACACGGAGCTGCGGGGGAAGATCGCGCTGGTCGCGGGCGGTACCCGGGGCGCGAGCCGGGCGATCGCGATCGAGCTCGGCCGCGCGGGCGCCACGGTGTACGTGACCGGCCGCACGACCAGGACCGAGCGCTCGGAGGTGAACCGGCCGGAGACCATCGAGGACACCGCCGAGCTGGTCAGCGCGGCGGGCGGGCAAGGGGTAGCGATCCGGGTGGACCACCTTGATCCGGAACAGGTGGCGGCCCTGGCGCGGCGGGTCGAGCAGGAGCGGGGCGGCCTGGACATCCTGGTCGACGGGCTCTGGGGTGGGGACGGTTACCTCGAGTGGGGGAAGCCCATATGGGAGCACCCGCTGGAGGCGGGCCTGCGGCAGATCCGGCTGGGTATCGACGCGCACCTGATCACCAGCCATCACCTGCTGCCGCTGCTGATCCGCAGGCCGGGTGGGCTGGTGATGGAGCTGACCGACGGCACCGCCGAATACAACGCGAACTTCCGCAAGGGCACCTCGGTGCCGTTCTACGTGGCCAAGGCCGCCGCGCACCACCTCGCGCTCGGCCAGGCCGAGGACCTGCGGCCCTACGGCTGTACCGCGGTCGCGCTGACTCCGGGCTGGTTGCGCTCGGAGGCGATGCTGGACCACTTCGGGGTCACCGAGGACAACTGGCGGGACGCGCTGGCACGGGAACCGCATTTCGCCATCTCGGAGTCGCCCGCGTTCGTCGGCCGCGCGGTGGCGGCGCTGGCCGCCGACCCGGACGCCGGACGCTACACCGGGCAGACGCTGTCCAGCGGGCAGCTGGCGAAGGTGTACGGGTTCACCGACGTGGACGGCAGCCGCCCGGACGGGTGGCGGTACCTGGTCGAGGTGACCGACCCCGGCAAGCCGGCCGACACCACCGGCTATCGCTGA
- the leuA gene encoding 2-isopropylmalate synthase translates to MSTPEIPSSRIRTPSRPPADGQPSWNAQRGSSMPVHRYQPWYRLVEDIDLPDRTWPAKRIHRAPLWCAVDLRDGNQALIDPMSPARKRKFFELLVRMGYKEIEVGFPAASQTDFDFVREIIEDGAIPEDVRIQVLTQCRPELIERTFAALEGAPRAIVHIYNSTSILQRRVVFREEREGIKKIATQAADLVLEYAAKYSDTDFRFQYSPESYTGTELSYAAEVCNAVTEIWQPTPQRPVILNLPATVEMAMPNVYADSIEWMHRNLERRDGVILSLHPHNDRGTGIAAAELGYQAGGDRIEGCLFGNGERTGNVDLVALGMNLFSQGIDPQIDFSDMDEIKRTVEYCNQLPVPERSPWGGDLVFTAFSGSHQDAINKGFDALRREAEQAGVPLAEHRWEVPYLPIDPKDVGRTYEAVIRVNSQSGKGGIAYIMKSEHQLDLPRRLQIEFSQTIQKHTDTSGGEVDPDTMWQAFSAEYLRPGTTLELVRQHVTDNGGGEYEIAATVRVDGDDNEVRGRGNGPIAAFFDALSTVGFDLRLLDYSEHTLTPGDDAKAASYIECAIDDRVYWGVGIDPSIVVASLRAVVSAVNRANR, encoded by the coding sequence ATGAGCACGCCCGAAATCCCCTCCAGCCGGATCCGCACGCCGTCCAGGCCACCGGCCGACGGCCAGCCCAGCTGGAACGCACAGCGCGGTAGTTCGATGCCGGTGCATCGCTACCAGCCCTGGTATCGCCTGGTCGAGGACATCGACCTGCCCGATCGCACCTGGCCCGCCAAGCGCATCCACCGCGCCCCGTTGTGGTGCGCGGTGGACCTGCGGGACGGCAACCAGGCGCTGATCGACCCGATGTCGCCTGCCCGTAAGCGCAAGTTCTTCGAGCTGCTGGTGCGGATGGGTTACAAGGAGATCGAGGTCGGGTTCCCTGCGGCCAGCCAGACCGACTTCGACTTCGTCCGGGAGATCATCGAGGACGGGGCGATCCCGGAGGATGTCCGGATCCAGGTACTGACCCAGTGCCGACCGGAGCTGATCGAGCGGACCTTCGCCGCGCTGGAGGGCGCGCCGCGGGCGATCGTGCACATCTACAACTCCACCTCGATCCTGCAGCGGCGGGTGGTGTTCCGCGAGGAACGCGAGGGCATCAAGAAAATCGCCACCCAGGCCGCCGACCTGGTGCTGGAGTACGCGGCGAAGTACTCCGACACCGACTTCCGGTTCCAGTACTCGCCGGAGTCCTACACCGGTACCGAGCTGAGCTATGCGGCCGAGGTGTGCAACGCGGTCACCGAGATCTGGCAGCCCACCCCGCAGCGGCCGGTGATCCTGAACCTGCCCGCCACGGTGGAGATGGCCATGCCGAACGTGTACGCCGACTCCATCGAGTGGATGCACCGCAACCTGGAGCGCCGGGACGGGGTGATCCTCTCGCTGCACCCGCACAACGACCGGGGCACCGGGATCGCCGCGGCGGAGCTGGGCTACCAGGCCGGTGGGGACCGGATCGAGGGCTGCCTGTTCGGCAACGGGGAGCGCACCGGCAACGTCGACCTGGTCGCGCTGGGGATGAACCTGTTCAGCCAGGGCATCGACCCGCAGATCGACTTCTCCGATATGGACGAGATCAAGCGCACGGTCGAGTACTGCAACCAGCTGCCGGTGCCCGAGCGCAGCCCGTGGGGCGGGGACCTGGTGTTCACCGCCTTCTCCGGCAGTCACCAGGACGCGATCAACAAGGGCTTCGACGCGCTGCGCCGGGAGGCCGAGCAGGCCGGGGTCCCGCTGGCGGAGCACCGGTGGGAGGTTCCGTACCTGCCGATCGACCCCAAGGACGTCGGCCGCACCTACGAGGCCGTGATCCGGGTGAACTCGCAGTCCGGCAAGGGCGGCATCGCCTACATCATGAAGAGCGAGCACCAGCTGGACCTGCCACGGCGGCTGCAGATCGAGTTCTCCCAGACCATCCAGAAGCACACCGACACCTCCGGCGGCGAGGTCGACCCGGACACCATGTGGCAGGCCTTCTCCGCGGAGTACCTGCGGCCGGGCACCACCCTGGAACTGGTGCGCCAGCACGTCACCGACAACGGTGGCGGGGAGTACGAGATCGCCGCCACCGTCCGGGTCGACGGGGACGACAACGAGGTGCGCGGGCGGGGCAACGGGCCCATCGCCGCCTTCTTCGACGCCCTGTCCACGGTCGGTTTCGACCTGCGGCTGCTGGACTACAGCGAGCACACCCTCACCCCTGGCGACGACGCCAAGGCGGCCTCCTACATCGAGTGCGCCATCGACGACCGCGTCTACTGGGGCGTGGGCATCGATCCGTCCATTGTGGTCGCCTCCCTGCGCGCCGTAGTCTCCGCCGTCAACCGCGCCAACCGCTGA
- a CDS encoding type II toxin-antitoxin system Phd/YefM family antitoxin has protein sequence MARQITQRELRNDTPTIMRAVEDGESFVLTRNGTPVADLVPHTRRPDFISADDFLDLLADLPPTDPATFFADLDSVVDPDPFREAGDHRE, from the coding sequence ATGGCTCGGCAGATCACTCAACGCGAGTTGCGGAACGACACACCCACGATCATGCGAGCCGTCGAGGACGGCGAGAGCTTCGTACTGACCCGCAACGGCACGCCGGTGGCCGATCTCGTCCCGCACACCCGGCGGCCGGACTTCATCTCGGCCGACGACTTCCTGGATCTGCTGGCCGATCTCCCGCCGACCGACCCCGCAACGTTCTTCGCCGACCTTGATTCCGTGGTCGATCCCGATCCGTTCCGAGAAGCAGGCGACCATCGGGAATGA
- a CDS encoding LysR family transcriptional regulator translates to MDVDRLRILREFADRGSVTATARALHRTPSAVSQQLRALEAEAGLPLTEPAGRGLRLTDAGRALVARADEVLAALERAESELDTYRSSPRGRVRVAVFPSAALMLLPGLLHRIAAREHLDVEVTDVDMQPFQVPGLLADFDVVVTHRDEYAEPFESERLEVVHLLREPLDVALPPGHPLGARQRVDLSELAGEPWIGVGVGFPVDDVLRSLSVRTGVRTRVVHRINDFRIIEALVAAGHGVSLLPRYTMDSTGERLMRRPLAGIRAARHIEVVLRTGASGRPAVAAVLDELRAEAQASARDE, encoded by the coding sequence ATGGACGTGGACCGGTTGCGCATCCTGCGGGAGTTCGCCGACCGCGGCAGCGTGACCGCGACCGCCCGCGCGCTGCACCGCACGCCATCGGCCGTCTCGCAGCAGCTGCGTGCCCTCGAGGCGGAGGCGGGCCTGCCGCTGACCGAGCCGGCAGGGCGCGGGCTGCGGCTCACCGATGCCGGGCGGGCGCTGGTGGCGCGGGCCGACGAGGTACTCGCCGCGCTGGAACGCGCCGAGTCCGAACTGGACACCTACCGCAGCTCCCCGCGCGGCCGGGTGCGGGTGGCGGTGTTCCCCTCCGCCGCGCTGATGCTGTTGCCCGGCCTGCTGCACCGGATCGCCGCGCGCGAGCACCTGGACGTGGAAGTGACCGATGTGGATATGCAGCCGTTCCAGGTTCCCGGTCTGCTCGCCGACTTCGATGTCGTGGTGACGCATCGCGACGAGTACGCCGAGCCGTTCGAATCCGAGCGGCTCGAGGTGGTGCACTTACTGCGGGAACCCCTGGATGTCGCGCTGCCACCGGGGCATCCGCTGGGTGCGCGGCAGCGGGTCGACCTCTCCGAGCTGGCCGGTGAACCGTGGATCGGCGTGGGTGTCGGCTTCCCGGTCGACGACGTGCTGCGGTCGCTCTCGGTTCGTACCGGTGTGCGCACCAGGGTGGTGCATCGGATCAACGACTTCCGGATCATCGAGGCGCTGGTCGCGGCCGGGCATGGCGTGTCCCTGCTTCCCAGGTACACAATGGACTCCACGGGGGAGCGGCTGATGCGCAGGCCACTGGCCGGGATCCGCGCGGCGCGCCATATCGAGGTCGTGCTGCGGACGGGTGCCTCGGGGCGCCCCGCGGTCGCGGCCGTGCTGGACGAGCTGCGCGCCGAGGCGCAGGCGTCCGCACGGGATGAGTAG
- a CDS encoding nitroreductase family protein → MDKIAETSVPVHDLIARRWSPRAFDPTAEVDDRRLRALLEAARWAPSSGNTQPARFLLGRRPGETFTRILGTLAEGNQGWAHRASVLLVGCAVTRNEKGEIPLSEYAVGLAGQNLVLQAVAEGLIGHQMAGFDAEAVRREFDLPEDVRPVVAIAVGTQAEPELLGEDRKIERERAPRQRIPLAEFAYTGEWGSPAF, encoded by the coding sequence ATGGACAAGATCGCCGAAACCAGCGTGCCGGTGCACGACCTGATCGCCCGGCGATGGAGCCCGCGCGCCTTCGACCCCACGGCGGAGGTCGACGACCGCAGGCTGCGCGCCCTGCTGGAGGCGGCCCGCTGGGCCCCGTCCTCTGGTAACACCCAGCCCGCCCGGTTCCTGCTCGGCCGCCGCCCAGGCGAGACCTTCACCCGGATCCTCGGCACCCTCGCCGAGGGCAACCAGGGCTGGGCGCACCGGGCGAGCGTCCTGCTGGTCGGCTGCGCCGTCACCCGCAACGAGAAGGGTGAGATACCCCTCAGCGAGTACGCCGTGGGGCTGGCCGGCCAGAACCTGGTGCTCCAGGCCGTGGCCGAGGGCCTGATCGGGCACCAGATGGCGGGTTTCGACGCCGAGGCGGTCCGGCGCGAGTTCGACCTTCCCGAGGACGTGCGCCCGGTGGTCGCCATCGCGGTGGGTACGCAGGCCGAGCCGGAGCTCCTTGGCGAGGACCGCAAGATCGAGCGGGAGCGGGCACCGCGGCAGCGCATCCCGCTGGCCGAGTTCGCCTACACCGGCGAGTGGGGCTCGCCGGCGTTCTGA
- a CDS encoding type II toxin-antitoxin system VapC family toxin gives MLLDTSAVIDPPARSDLPEGSEVAISSITLAELSAGVHAAARPRERAVRLARLQRVESTLASLPFTPAAARMYGQLYAMVLDAGRNPRPRRLDLLIASVAAMHQLPLVTRNGADFTDLQPLLSLISLPSHSVR, from the coding sequence GTGCTGCTGGACACCTCCGCGGTGATCGATCCGCCGGCACGTTCGGACCTGCCGGAAGGCAGCGAGGTCGCCATCAGTTCCATCACGCTCGCTGAGCTTTCGGCCGGGGTTCACGCGGCCGCGAGACCCCGGGAGCGGGCTGTTCGCCTGGCCCGCCTGCAACGAGTCGAATCGACCCTCGCTTCGCTGCCATTCACGCCGGCCGCCGCGCGTATGTATGGGCAGTTGTACGCCATGGTGCTGGACGCCGGGCGTAATCCGCGGCCGCGCAGGCTCGATCTGCTGATCGCTTCGGTCGCGGCCATGCATCAGCTGCCACTGGTCACCCGGAACGGCGCCGACTTCACCGACCTGCAACCGCTGCTCAGCCTGATCTCGTTGCCGAGCCACTCGGTGCGCTGA
- a CDS encoding helix-turn-helix transcriptional regulator has product MRSERLVALLFTLQNRRGATAAELAEALGVSERTMHRDIAALREAGVPIWTEPGRHGGIRLVEGWRSRLDGLTSREAVALFAMSTPRALAELGLGTAVSAAHAKVSASLPGGLREQAQQVAQRFHLDAPGWFRGEDEAAELATVARAVWEQHRLTVRYRRGDRLAERLLEPLGLVLKAGVWYLVAQVPEAASAERTIRTYRVARIAEAEPHPERFERPADFDLVEWWQESSAQFARALLRERITIKLSPAGLRTLSAIAEPDVAIEARRDAGPPDAEGRVELELPVESHEVALGQLLRLGPEVEIIEPLSLRAAFAETATAMAARNG; this is encoded by the coding sequence ATGCGATCCGAACGGTTGGTGGCCCTGCTGTTCACCCTGCAGAACCGGCGGGGCGCTACGGCCGCCGAGCTGGCCGAGGCGCTGGGCGTCTCCGAGCGCACCATGCACCGGGACATCGCCGCGCTGCGCGAGGCCGGGGTGCCGATCTGGACCGAACCGGGCAGGCACGGGGGCATCCGGCTGGTGGAGGGCTGGCGCAGCAGGCTGGACGGGCTGACCTCGCGCGAGGCGGTGGCGCTTTTCGCGATGAGCACCCCGCGGGCGCTCGCCGAACTGGGGCTCGGCACCGCCGTCTCGGCCGCGCATGCCAAGGTCTCGGCCAGCCTGCCCGGCGGGCTGCGTGAGCAGGCACAGCAGGTCGCGCAGCGGTTCCACCTGGACGCCCCTGGCTGGTTCCGCGGCGAGGACGAGGCCGCCGAACTGGCCACCGTGGCCCGCGCGGTCTGGGAGCAGCACCGGCTCACCGTGCGCTACCGCCGGGGCGACCGGCTGGCCGAGCGGCTGCTCGAACCGCTGGGCCTGGTGCTCAAGGCCGGTGTCTGGTACCTGGTAGCCCAGGTTCCGGAGGCCGCTTCCGCGGAGCGCACCATCCGCACCTACCGGGTGGCCCGGATCGCCGAGGCCGAGCCACACCCGGAGCGGTTCGAGCGACCTGCGGACTTCGATCTCGTGGAATGGTGGCAGGAGTCCTCGGCCCAGTTCGCCCGCGCCCTGCTGCGCGAACGGATCACGATCAAACTCAGCCCGGCCGGGCTGCGCACGCTGTCCGCGATCGCCGAACCCGATGTGGCGATCGAGGCCAGGCGCGACGCGGGCCCGCCGGACGCGGAGGGTCGGGTCGAGCTGGAGCTGCCGGTGGAGAGCCACGAGGTCGCGCTCGGGCAGCTGCTCCGCCTCGGCCCCGAGGTAGAGATCATCGAGCCGCTGTCGTTGCGGGCCGCCTTCGCCGAGACCGCGACGGCGATGGCGGCCCGCAACGGCTGA
- a CDS encoding aspartate kinase produces MALVVQKYGGSSLESADRIKRVAERIVATKKAGNEVVVVCSAMGDTTDELLELAEQVNPVPPEREMDMLLTAGERISNALVAMAISAHGAEAWSFTGSQAGVVTTSVHGNARIIDVTPSRVTEALEQGYIALVAGFQGVAQDTKDITTLGRGGSDATAVALAAALNADACEIYSDVDGVYTADPRIVPNARKLDTVPYEEMLELAASGAKVLMLRCVEYARRYGVPIRVRSSYSDKPGTTVAGSIEEIPVEQALITGVAHDRSEAKITVTGVPDHAGAAAQIFRVVADAEIDIDMVLQNISNTSSGRTDITFTLSKANGPKAVEELEAIKEELDFTAVLYDDHVGKVSLVGAGMRSHPGVTASFCEALAKAGVNIEIINTSEIRISVLIRDAQVDDAVRAIHEAFELGGDEEAVVYAGSGR; encoded by the coding sequence GTGGCGCTCGTGGTCCAGAAGTACGGCGGTTCGTCGTTGGAGAGCGCTGACCGCATCAAGCGCGTGGCCGAACGGATCGTGGCCACGAAGAAGGCCGGCAACGAGGTGGTCGTGGTCTGCTCGGCCATGGGCGACACGACCGACGAGCTGCTGGAGCTGGCCGAGCAGGTCAACCCGGTGCCGCCGGAGCGCGAGATGGACATGCTGCTCACCGCCGGTGAGCGGATCTCCAACGCGCTGGTCGCGATGGCGATCTCGGCGCACGGCGCGGAGGCCTGGTCGTTCACCGGCTCGCAGGCGGGCGTGGTCACTACCTCGGTGCACGGCAACGCCCGGATCATCGACGTGACCCCGAGCCGGGTCACCGAGGCGCTGGAACAGGGATATATCGCGCTGGTGGCCGGTTTCCAGGGCGTCGCACAGGACACTAAGGACATCACCACACTCGGCCGCGGCGGGTCCGACGCCACCGCGGTGGCGCTGGCCGCCGCGCTGAACGCCGACGCCTGCGAGATCTACTCCGACGTCGACGGCGTCTACACCGCGGACCCGCGGATCGTGCCGAACGCGCGCAAGCTGGACACCGTGCCGTACGAGGAGATGCTCGAGCTCGCGGCCTCCGGCGCCAAGGTGCTGATGCTGCGCTGCGTGGAGTACGCCCGGCGTTACGGCGTGCCGATCCGTGTCCGCTCTTCCTACAGTGACAAGCCGGGTACGACGGTTGCCGGCTCGATTGAGGAGATCCCCGTGGAACAAGCGTTGATCACCGGTGTCGCACACGACCGGTCCGAAGCCAAGATCACGGTGACCGGAGTCCCGGACCACGCCGGTGCCGCGGCGCAGATCTTCCGGGTGGTCGCCGATGCCGAGATCGACATCGACATGGTGCTGCAGAACATCTCCAACACCAGCTCCGGCCGCACCGACATCACCTTCACCCTTTCCAAGGCCAACGGCCCGAAGGCGGTCGAGGAGCTGGAGGCGATCAAGGAGGAGCTGGACTTCACCGCCGTGCTCTACGACGACCACGTCGGGAAGGTCTCGCTGGTCGGTGCCGGCATGCGCTCGCACCCCGGGGTGACGGCCTCGTTCTGCGAGGCGCTGGCCAAGGCCGGGGTGAACATCGAGATCATCAACACCTCGGAGATCCGGATCTCGGTGCTGATCAGGGACGCGCAGGTGGACGACGCCGTGCGCGCGATCCACGAGGCATTCGAACTCGGCGGTGACGAAGAAGCCGTCGTCTACGCAGGGAGTGGACGCTGA
- a CDS encoding helix-turn-helix domain-containing protein, which produces MTAKAKRDSTARARELGAELRRIRQRSGLSGHDLARTLGWSPSKVSRMESGQRGASEVDVAVYLVSCGLVVRSELNRLITLAREADSRYWLRPHSQELPEELRSLILQEGTASSITSYDPLIVPGLLQTEQYIRELFRWDARHPTEDVELRVDARLARQHVLKRPRSPWCKFFLHERALRTVVGGPEVMHEQVVSLLLADSWPRCSIRVVPDSAGPFGVFGSAFKVLGHAQHPPVTYVDTWAAGLFLEEPEDVAMYREILARLDRDALNAGQSREWLAWLASEYDQMEAGRHDHPRARRADLAQEQPQQYQQR; this is translated from the coding sequence ATGACGGCGAAGGCGAAGCGCGACTCCACCGCGCGGGCAAGAGAACTCGGTGCCGAGCTACGGAGGATCCGGCAGCGGTCCGGGCTGAGCGGGCATGACCTGGCGCGCACCCTCGGCTGGTCGCCGAGCAAGGTGTCCCGGATGGAGAGCGGGCAGCGCGGGGCATCCGAAGTGGATGTCGCGGTCTACCTGGTCAGCTGTGGCCTGGTGGTGCGCTCGGAGCTGAACCGGCTGATCACCCTCGCCCGCGAGGCGGACAGCCGGTACTGGCTCCGGCCGCACAGCCAGGAACTGCCGGAGGAGCTGCGCTCGCTGATCCTGCAGGAGGGCACGGCCAGCTCGATCACCAGCTACGACCCGCTGATCGTGCCGGGGCTACTGCAGACCGAGCAGTACATCCGCGAGCTGTTCCGGTGGGATGCTCGACATCCGACGGAGGATGTCGAGCTGCGCGTGGACGCCCGGCTGGCCCGGCAGCATGTGCTGAAACGGCCGCGGTCCCCGTGGTGCAAGTTCTTCCTGCACGAGCGGGCCCTGCGCACCGTGGTCGGCGGGCCGGAGGTGATGCATGAGCAGGTGGTCAGCCTGCTGCTGGCGGACTCCTGGCCACGCTGCTCCATCCGGGTGGTGCCGGACTCGGCCGGGCCGTTCGGGGTCTTCGGTAGTGCGTTCAAGGTGCTGGGCCACGCCCAGCACCCGCCGGTCACTTACGTGGACACCTGGGCGGCCGGGCTGTTCCTGGAGGAGCCTGAGGACGTGGCCATGTACCGGGAGATCCTGGCGCGGCTCGATCGGGACGCGCTGAATGCGGGACAATCGCGGGAGTGGCTTGCCTGGCTGGCAAGCGAGTACGACCAGATGGAGGCCGGACGTCATGACCACCCCCGGGCACGCCGAGCTGACCTGGCGCAAGAGCAGCCACAGCAATACCAACAACGGTGA